A genomic segment from Bryobacteraceae bacterium encodes:
- a CDS encoding DUF1592 domain-containing protein encodes MTLRLAAMAALALPAFTQVAGEFEKNVKPLLSTSCLGCHNARNSSGGLNVSGFMDVRSVASDREGWEKLLAKIRSGEMPPRGIPKPPEAKVLALRSTVEAEFDRLDRTTKLDPGRVTARRLNRNEYSNTIRDLLAVDFRADKNFPTDDSGHGFDNIGEILTVSPVLMEKYLVAAERIASRAIGADPLPKPLEAEYHLKTKTVRRIDFSTVEAVHRVEWDGDYTVRIGLPGQRAENAAPVTMGFWMDGKLLHSQPVETKPSKLVYFNPYSEEEFRVYLPEGDHVFRAGFIDDPFVNGLTQKEAYNDKANKFLSMITFVGPFPSKVEKPSRKQILICDPASGRPCIQKIVSTLAARAYRRPVKRNEVAALLRFVDLAIKEGGSAERGIQLAIQAMLVSPHFLYRVELDPNPKDPAAAHRLNSYELASRLSYFLWSSMPDALLMDLAASGRLGQPDVLAAQVDRMLSDPKSAAFADNFAGQWLETRNLDSVKPDPAKFPEWRPELRDAMKQETSLFFDAMLRENRPLGEFLDARFTFLNEALAKHYGIQGVAGPDFRRVELATDQRGGVLSHASVLTVTSYPTRTSPVIRGKYLLQNILGVPPPAPPPDVPPLEEDSVGNVGTLRQQLEKHRSNAMCASCHNRMDVLGFGLENYDATGKWRTMDGKFPIDVSGTFPNGKSFSTPAEMRTMLKADLPEFSRCLTEKVMVYALGRGLESYDRRTVKAITDKLAAADYRFQTLIYEVVKSAPFQERRGEAVSHSNGSEPKEVARK; translated from the coding sequence ATGACCCTCCGGCTGGCGGCGATGGCCGCGCTTGCGCTGCCGGCGTTCACACAGGTGGCCGGCGAGTTCGAAAAGAACGTCAAGCCGCTGTTGTCCACGTCCTGCCTTGGGTGTCACAACGCGAGGAATTCCAGTGGAGGCCTGAATGTCAGCGGCTTCATGGATGTCCGTTCCGTCGCCTCCGACCGCGAGGGCTGGGAGAAACTGCTCGCCAAGATCCGCTCCGGCGAAATGCCCCCACGAGGCATTCCGAAGCCGCCCGAAGCGAAGGTGCTCGCCCTCCGCTCCACCGTCGAAGCCGAGTTTGACCGCCTGGACCGCACGACGAAGCTCGATCCCGGCCGCGTCACCGCCCGGCGCCTCAACCGCAACGAGTACTCGAACACCATCCGCGACCTGCTCGCAGTGGATTTCCGCGCCGACAAGAACTTCCCAACCGACGACTCCGGCCACGGCTTCGACAACATCGGCGAGATCCTCACCGTTTCGCCCGTGCTGATGGAGAAGTACCTGGTGGCCGCCGAGCGGATCGCCTCCCGCGCCATCGGCGCCGATCCCCTGCCGAAACCCCTCGAAGCCGAGTATCACCTCAAGACGAAGACGGTGCGCCGCATCGACTTCAGCACCGTCGAAGCCGTCCACCGCGTCGAATGGGATGGCGATTACACCGTCCGCATCGGCCTTCCCGGACAGCGAGCCGAGAACGCCGCCCCCGTCACCATGGGTTTCTGGATGGATGGCAAACTGCTCCACTCGCAGCCGGTGGAGACCAAGCCCTCCAAGCTCGTCTACTTCAACCCCTATTCGGAAGAGGAATTCCGCGTCTATCTTCCCGAGGGTGATCACGTGTTTCGCGCCGGCTTCATTGACGATCCTTTCGTCAACGGCCTCACCCAGAAGGAAGCCTACAACGACAAGGCGAACAAGTTCCTCAGCATGATCACCTTCGTCGGGCCATTCCCGTCGAAAGTCGAGAAGCCGAGCCGGAAACAGATTCTGATTTGCGATCCCGCCTCGGGCCGCCCGTGCATCCAAAAGATCGTCTCCACCCTAGCCGCCCGCGCCTACCGCCGCCCGGTGAAGCGCAATGAGGTGGCGGCGCTGCTCCGGTTCGTGGACTTGGCGATCAAAGAGGGCGGTTCGGCGGAACGCGGCATCCAGCTTGCCATCCAGGCGATGCTCGTCTCCCCGCATTTCTTATACCGCGTGGAACTGGATCCGAATCCGAAAGACCCTGCTGCCGCCCACCGGCTGAACAGTTACGAACTTGCATCGCGCCTGAGTTACTTCCTGTGGAGTTCCATGCCGGACGCGCTGCTGATGGACCTTGCCGCTTCCGGCCGCCTCGGGCAGCCCGATGTCCTCGCCGCCCAAGTGGACCGTATGCTTTCCGATCCGAAATCGGCCGCCTTCGCCGATAACTTCGCCGGACAGTGGCTCGAGACGCGCAACCTCGATTCCGTGAAGCCTGATCCCGCGAAGTTCCCCGAATGGCGTCCCGAACTGCGCGACGCCATGAAGCAGGAAACGTCGCTGTTCTTTGACGCGATGCTGCGTGAGAACCGCCCGCTCGGCGAGTTCCTCGACGCGCGGTTCACTTTTCTGAACGAAGCGCTCGCCAAGCACTACGGAATCCAAGGCGTTGCCGGACCCGACTTCCGCCGTGTCGAACTGGCCACCGATCAGCGCGGCGGTGTGCTCAGCCACGCCAGCGTACTAACCGTCACTAGTTATCCCACCCGAACGTCACCCGTGATCCGCGGCAAGTATCTTCTTCAGAACATACTCGGTGTCCCGCCGCCCGCGCCGCCGCCGGACGTTCCGCCGCTTGAGGAAGATTCCGTCGGCAACGTCGGAACCTTACGGCAGCAGCTTGAGAAACACCGCTCGAATGCGATGTGCGCTTCCTGCCACAATCGCATGGACGTTCTTGGTTTCGGCCTCGAAAACTACGACGCCACCGGCAAGTGGCGGACCATGGACGGGAAGTTCCCCATCGACGTGAGCGGAACCTTCCCGAACGGGAAGTCGTTCTCCACTCCCGCTGAAATGCGCACGATGCTCAAGGCGGACCTGCCGGAGTTCAGCCGCTGCCTCACGGAAAAGGTCATGGTGTACGCACTGGGCCGCGGGCTGGAATCCTACGACCGGAGGACGGTGAAGGCCATCACGGATAAGCTGGCCGCAGCGGACTACCGTTTCCAGACACTGATCTACGAAGTGGTGAAGAGCGCCCCGTTCCAGGAGCGGCGGGGCGAAGCAGTATCTCATAGCAACGGTTCGGAACCCAAAGAGGTAGCTCGAAAATGA